In one Achromobacter spanius genomic region, the following are encoded:
- a CDS encoding UvrD-helicase domain-containing protein — MTEPNDAHVDDELAECLNLDAPKSFVLFAGAGSGKTSSLVAALRHVQHTVAERMRAKGQRVAVITFTNAASDEIKRRILFDPLIDVRTIHSFSWSLIEGLNYDIREWLRIDLANDIAQLRTEEAKGRKGTKASTTRLNKIESKTRRLHNLPNIKSFTYSPTGDNSGRGALNHSEVIKLTAHFLTQKSAMQSILAGRYPIMLIDESQDTNKRLIDALFVVQSNLKGRFLLGLIGDTMQRIYSDGTERLGEGLPDDWATPRKVLNYRCPKRVVQLLNKVRSTTDKQQQEPQPAADEGFVRLFILHSDLEGKPAVERAIAAHMAHITGDKKWIEPKELKTLTLEHRMAASRLGFLDAFAALYDFESWRTSFLEGTLPISRFFSDQILPLVRAKQAGDRFAVARIIKAHSPLLNAAALRQANDAKSLMDNVNRSVDGLLELWKGDIAPSLLNILLYVANTKLLEIPEALQAHTPRAAENGVARLSEEDERADPQTERDLAIQKFLKVPFSQIETMTEYLSGRARFDTHQGVKGLEFERVMVIMDDSEARGFMFKYDDLFGGKPSGDKTVEATKRLFYVTASRAKKSLALVAYTSSTERVKSFVLHQRWFRQEEVVLDLSGIAAPPVSQGACGDSGS; from the coding sequence ATGACGGAGCCGAACGATGCACATGTGGATGACGAGTTGGCGGAGTGCCTCAATCTGGATGCGCCCAAAAGTTTCGTCCTGTTTGCCGGAGCGGGGTCGGGCAAGACCAGTTCTCTGGTAGCCGCCCTTCGGCATGTTCAACACACAGTGGCCGAAAGGATGAGGGCCAAAGGTCAACGGGTCGCGGTCATCACTTTTACGAATGCCGCTAGTGACGAGATCAAAAGGCGAATCCTTTTCGATCCTTTGATCGACGTTCGGACCATTCACAGCTTTTCCTGGTCCCTTATTGAGGGACTGAATTACGACATTCGGGAATGGTTGCGAATTGATCTTGCGAATGACATCGCGCAGTTGAGAACAGAGGAGGCCAAGGGGCGCAAAGGGACTAAGGCTTCCACCACTCGTCTGAACAAGATCGAGTCAAAGACGCGGCGGCTCCATAATTTGCCGAACATTAAATCGTTCACATATAGCCCCACCGGCGACAATAGCGGACGCGGCGCTTTAAATCACTCTGAAGTGATAAAGCTTACTGCGCACTTCCTAACTCAAAAGTCGGCGATGCAAAGCATCCTCGCAGGCCGTTATCCAATTATGCTCATCGATGAGAGCCAGGATACCAACAAGCGGCTTATTGATGCACTCTTCGTCGTCCAATCTAACTTAAAGGGCAGGTTTTTGCTCGGACTGATTGGAGATACGATGCAACGTATTTACTCCGACGGGACGGAGCGGCTTGGGGAAGGCCTTCCCGATGACTGGGCAACCCCAAGAAAGGTCTTGAATTATCGATGCCCGAAGCGCGTTGTTCAGCTACTCAATAAAGTTCGGAGCACCACCGATAAACAGCAACAAGAGCCACAGCCCGCAGCTGACGAAGGATTTGTAAGGCTCTTCATTCTTCACAGCGACCTGGAGGGCAAGCCGGCAGTTGAGCGCGCTATCGCGGCGCACATGGCTCACATTACAGGCGACAAGAAATGGATAGAGCCGAAGGAATTGAAGACGTTGACCCTGGAGCATCGCATGGCAGCTTCGCGGCTCGGCTTTCTCGACGCTTTTGCGGCGCTCTATGACTTCGAGAGCTGGCGAACGAGCTTTCTGGAGGGAACTCTTCCGATCTCTCGATTTTTTTCGGATCAGATCCTACCGCTTGTTCGGGCAAAGCAGGCAGGTGATCGATTCGCGGTCGCGCGCATTATCAAAGCACACTCCCCGTTGTTAAACGCAGCAGCACTGCGTCAAGCGAACGATGCCAAGTCTTTGATGGACAACGTGAACAGGTCGGTAGATGGACTGCTCGAGCTGTGGAAAGGTGATATTGCCCCTTCATTGCTCAACATATTGCTCTATGTCGCGAACACCAAACTTCTTGAAATTCCCGAAGCGTTGCAGGCACACACGCCCCGGGCGGCGGAGAACGGGGTGGCACGCCTGTCCGAGGAAGACGAGCGGGCCGATCCCCAAACGGAACGAGATCTTGCCATTCAGAAGTTTCTGAAGGTACCGTTTTCGCAGATCGAGACAATGACCGAGTATCTGTCGGGCCGAGCGCGCTTCGACACCCACCAAGGAGTGAAGGGGCTAGAATTCGAGCGCGTCATGGTTATTATGGACGACTCCGAAGCGCGGGGCTTTATGTTTAAGTACGATGATTTGTTCGGCGGAAAGCCCTCGGGAGACAAGACTGTCGAAGCCACCAAGCGCCTGTTCTATGTCACTGCAAGTCGTGCAAAGAAGAGTCTTGCGCTTGTCGCATACACGTCTTCAACTGAACGAGTCAAATCGTTCGTGTTACACCAAAGATGGTTCCGCCAGGAAGAGGTCGTTTTGGATTTATCAGGAATTGCTGCGCCACCAGTAAGCCAGGGAGCCTGCGGCGACTCCGGGTCCTAA